The following proteins come from a genomic window of Candidatus Methylomirabilota bacterium:
- the dctP gene encoding TRAP transporter substrate-binding protein DctP → MKNMRIFLLGLAVVVASALTAIIAIPAQAETITLRLATYDPNTSTTVSGVPIFQKVVEEKSKGRLKIDWVGGPEVTGSKEQPAAVKRGVLDLSVAWAYVLHVPAYNAAHLSLLNPLEERKSGFYDLVVGEFEKKGFRYLGRMHFGSPFAIVTTRKAEKPADLKGLGFRTSGIYEPIIDLVGGVKVRVSNTEVYTALQQGLIQSRPAPMATVVAFKLYEVLKYWVGPAFFPAGNTILAMNLRKFNSLPADLQKVLVDAAEETERQLIPLKRRELDEAWREAQTGGMKRILWPKDVSQRFFNDVMDLSWKRVKKRVGEDLIKKMRPLMVK, encoded by the coding sequence ATGAAGAATATGAGGATATTCCTGCTGGGCTTGGCGGTTGTAGTCGCGTCGGCGCTTACCGCTATAATAGCGATTCCTGCACAGGCAGAAACAATCACATTGAGGCTGGCGACCTATGACCCCAATACCTCCACGACTGTATCGGGCGTGCCGATCTTCCAGAAGGTCGTGGAGGAAAAATCCAAAGGTCGGCTGAAAATTGACTGGGTGGGCGGACCGGAGGTAACCGGTTCGAAGGAGCAGCCAGCCGCTGTCAAGAGAGGCGTGCTGGATCTCAGCGTAGCCTGGGCCTATGTGCTACACGTTCCTGCATACAATGCAGCTCATCTTTCCCTTCTCAATCCCCTCGAGGAGAGGAAGAGCGGATTCTACGACCTCGTCGTGGGTGAGTTTGAAAAAAAGGGCTTTCGCTATCTCGGACGGATGCACTTTGGCTCTCCTTTTGCCATAGTCACGACCCGAAAGGCAGAGAAGCCAGCGGACCTCAAGGGCCTGGGATTCCGGACCTCCGGAATTTACGAACCGATTATAGATCTTGTGGGAGGCGTAAAAGTGAGGGTTTCGAACACAGAGGTCTACACGGCCCTTCAACAAGGCCTGATTCAATCGAGGCCGGCACCGATGGCAACTGTCGTAGCATTCAAGCTTTACGAAGTGCTCAAGTACTGGGTGGGCCCCGCCTTCTTTCCCGCGGGGAATACAATTCTTGCCATGAACCTCCGTAAATTTAATAGCCTGCCCGCAGACCTGCAGAAGGTGCTGGTGGATGCCGCGGAAGAGACAGAGCGTCAATTGATCCCGCTCAAACGGCGGGAGCTTGATGAAGCCTGGCGAGAGGCGCAGACAGGTGGTATGAAGCGAATACTCTGGCCTAAGGACGTAAGCCAGCGCTTCTTTAACGATGTCATGGACCTGTCCTGGAAGAGGGTTAAGAAAAGAGTCGGAGAAGACCTGA